A window of the Candidatus Lokiarchaeota archaeon genome harbors these coding sequences:
- the crtI gene encoding phytoene desaturase: MRVEITMSNETKTDRRNVCVVGGGLGGLAAAIRIQANGHEVTLLEKRHQLGGRAGVFTEKGYTFDTGPTIVTPPTVVHDVFEAAGKKLEDYVELERVLPKYRLYFPDGTTMDYGGYEDNIAEIQKMSPEDVDGYRKFLDKVKPIYELGFEKFGSMPFETIWSMAKMAPAGLRYKAYKSVYGFVSDYVDDERLRMALSFNPLFIGGNPFDATAIYTLITYIEEKHGVWWVKGGTHKLVDAMGQVFEELGGTIKLNSEVIAIPVDRSGAVEGVETSDGKYYDADIVVCNSDVAETYISLIDERQRSKNSDKRYRKADWSMSLFMVYFGVEKTYPDMTHHSIVFGPRYRGLIDDIFKNNVIPDDFSTYLHIPTRTDPELAPPGCETMYACTPVTNLDSNTDWETKKADFKNHILEHLDERVLPGLLDNLAVERVFTPQDFKDEFNSYKGTAFSLQPLLMQSGYFRPHNRSRDIKGLYLVGAGTHPGAGVPSVIMSADITTDLIQQDLAESKI, encoded by the coding sequence ATGAGGGTAGAAATTACTATGTCAAATGAAACAAAGACTGATAGGCGAAATGTCTGTGTTGTAGGTGGAGGTCTAGGTGGACTAGCAGCTGCAATACGAATCCAAGCGAATGGCCATGAAGTCACGTTATTGGAAAAGAGACATCAATTAGGAGGTAGAGCGGGAGTCTTCACCGAGAAGGGCTATACGTTCGATACAGGCCCCACCATCGTTACACCTCCTACTGTGGTTCATGATGTTTTCGAGGCTGCAGGCAAGAAATTGGAGGATTATGTTGAACTTGAGCGTGTGTTGCCAAAATATCGACTTTACTTCCCCGATGGCACAACCATGGATTATGGTGGATATGAGGATAATATCGCTGAAATCCAGAAAATGAGTCCGGAGGACGTAGATGGTTACCGCAAGTTTTTAGACAAAGTTAAACCAATCTACGAACTTGGTTTTGAGAAGTTTGGATCGATGCCCTTCGAAACAATCTGGAGTATGGCGAAGATGGCGCCTGCAGGCCTTAGATACAAAGCCTACAAGAGCGTCTATGGGTTTGTATCAGACTATGTCGACGATGAACGTCTTCGCATGGCATTATCCTTCAATCCACTGTTTATTGGTGGTAACCCTTTCGATGCAACGGCTATCTATACTCTCATCACGTACATTGAAGAGAAGCACGGCGTGTGGTGGGTCAAAGGAGGCACTCACAAACTTGTGGATGCAATGGGTCAAGTGTTTGAGGAGCTGGGCGGGACTATCAAATTGAATTCTGAAGTCATTGCCATTCCTGTTGACAGAAGTGGGGCTGTAGAAGGCGTAGAAACCAGTGATGGCAAATACTACGATGCCGATATTGTTGTTTGCAATTCTGACGTGGCAGAGACCTACATTAGCTTGATAGATGAACGACAACGAAGCAAGAACAGCGACAAACGGTATAGAAAAGCAGATTGGAGCATGAGCCTTTTCATGGTCTATTTTGGCGTCGAGAAGACGTATCCTGATATGACACATCATAGCATTGTCTTTGGACCCCGATATCGCGGACTGATAGATGATATCTTCAAGAACAATGTGATTCCAGATGATTTCTCCACGTACTTGCATATCCCCACGCGTACGGATCCAGAGCTTGCACCTCCGGGATGCGAGACGATGTACGCTTGTACACCGGTAACTAACTTGGATTCTAATACGGACTGGGAGACCAAAAAAGCGGATTTCAAAAATCACATTCTTGAACATCTAGATGAACGTGTATTACCGGGTCTGCTTGATAATCTCGCTGTCGAACGTGTATTTACGCCGCAGGACTTCAAGGACGAATTCAATTCGTACAAAGGAACAGCTTTCTCACTACAACCGCTACTTATGCAATCTGGTTACTTCAGACCACATAATCGATCACGAGACATTAAGGGGCTCTATCTAGTCGGTGCAGGAACACATCCTGGTGCAGGAGTTCCCAGCGTTATCATGTCTGCAGATATTACAACCGATTTGATACAGCAAGACCTAGCTGAGTCCAAAATCTAG
- a CDS encoding methyltransferase domain-containing protein, which translates to MVSNNVGYEGAAEFYDFFADNSDIPFYVSYAHETGSPILDLAAGTLRVTVPLAKEGFRVFALEKSPSMLSIARNKLDRLTEPAENRITLVEGDMTNFGFDITFSLIIIPASFGYAVTTEEQLSTLVSIREHLRDDGLFLLDLYPGVLHDQESEWENEPVELPDGRTVSRRGKAKVDRVEQRQDVNIEYRISGGEDNVDEIVEVESSVAIIYNREADLLVKMAGFDVVEEFGGFGKEPYEPESTRRILVLQKENE; encoded by the coding sequence ATGGTGTCAAATAATGTTGGTTACGAAGGGGCAGCTGAATTTTACGATTTTTTTGCTGATAATAGCGACATCCCATTCTATGTCAGTTACGCTCATGAAACAGGCTCACCGATACTAGATCTTGCAGCCGGCACTTTGCGCGTTACTGTTCCCCTTGCAAAGGAGGGCTTCCGTGTTTTTGCTCTTGAAAAATCACCTTCAATGCTTTCGATTGCACGGAATAAGCTAGACAGGCTTACAGAACCCGCCGAAAACCGAATAACACTAGTTGAAGGAGACATGACAAATTTCGGTTTTGACATCACTTTCTCTCTGATTATCATTCCTGCATCCTTTGGATATGCAGTGACAACAGAAGAACAGCTTTCAACACTTGTTAGCATACGCGAGCATCTGCGCGATGACGGCTTGTTTCTACTGGACTTGTATCCCGGAGTTCTCCATGATCAAGAAAGCGAGTGGGAAAACGAACCAGTTGAGCTACCTGATGGTCGAACGGTATCACGCAGGGGAAAGGCCAAAGTGGACAGAGTTGAACAGAGACAGGATGTAAACATAGAGTATCGGATCTCTGGCGGCGAAGATAATGTTGATGAAATTGTGGAAGTTGAATCCTCGGTGGCAATAATCTACAACCGCGAGGCTGATTTGTTGGTCAAAATGGCGGGGTTTGATGTTGTTGAAGAATTTGGTGGCTTCGGGAAAGAACCGTATGAACCAGAGTCTACACGGAGAATACTCGTTCTGCAGAAGGAAAATGAATAG
- a CDS encoding pyruvate dehydrogenase (acetyl-transferring) E1 component subunit alpha, with protein sequence MMDVTKETLEDLYTQTLKVRLFEEKVWEVFGRNLIPGTLHLYLGEEAVAAGVSTALRESDWIQSTHRGHGHVVAKGADMKRAFAELLGKKTGSCKGKGGSMHITEFEAGILGATGVVASGLPIAVGAALSAQLRGTDEVVACFFGDGASNNGTFCESLNMSAIWKLPVIWVVENNFYAMGTPIKQMCPSQSIARRGEAYCIPSQVVDGNNALKVYKAAAEAVERARNGEGPSLIECQTYRKKGHSRFDPADYRPEEEEEEWLSRDPVEIITNLAIEQKALSKKKAENIRKQLQEQVDEAAEFAINSEHPEPEEALEDVFAEVA encoded by the coding sequence ATGATGGACGTCACAAAGGAAACCTTGGAAGATCTTTATACGCAGACTCTCAAAGTCAGGCTTTTCGAAGAAAAAGTATGGGAAGTATTCGGGCGCAATCTGATACCGGGCACGCTTCATCTCTATCTTGGAGAAGAGGCAGTTGCTGCAGGTGTAAGTACAGCTCTGAGAGAGTCGGATTGGATTCAGAGTACCCATAGAGGGCATGGGCACGTTGTCGCGAAAGGAGCGGATATGAAACGAGCTTTTGCCGAGTTGCTTGGAAAGAAGACGGGCTCATGCAAGGGGAAAGGTGGATCCATGCATATTACGGAGTTTGAGGCAGGTATTCTCGGCGCTACAGGCGTCGTGGCCTCAGGCCTACCAATAGCTGTTGGAGCAGCTCTTTCGGCACAGTTGCGAGGAACCGATGAAGTGGTAGCTTGTTTCTTTGGTGACGGAGCCTCAAACAACGGAACTTTCTGTGAGTCCCTCAATATGTCTGCGATATGGAAATTGCCTGTAATCTGGGTAGTTGAGAATAACTTTTACGCTATGGGGACACCAATCAAGCAGATGTGCCCAAGTCAGAGCATAGCAAGAAGAGGCGAAGCGTATTGTATCCCAAGTCAAGTTGTTGATGGCAATAATGCATTGAAGGTCTACAAAGCCGCAGCAGAAGCAGTAGAAAGAGCACGAAACGGCGAAGGTCCATCACTGATTGAGTGCCAGACATACAGAAAGAAAGGCCATTCTCGCTTTGATCCCGCTGATTATCGACCAGAGGAAGAGGAAGAAGAATGGTTGAGCAGAGATCCTGTTGAAATAATCACGAATCTTGCCATTGAGCAAAAAGCGTTGTCCAAGAAGAAAGCTGAGAACATCCGAAAACAGCTGCAAGAGCAAGTGGATGAAGCGGCTGAATTTGCAATCAATTCTGAACATCCTGAACCAGAAGAAGCTCTGGAAGATGTGTTTGCGGAGGTGGCCTAA
- a CDS encoding ferredoxin family protein encodes MRDDLENKLGLLKYRFDEEAHIVVDKEECSSCESKPCIPSCPAGCFKLEDGELTFQYEDCIECGTCKIICPYDAVDWSYPRGGFGVVFRHG; translated from the coding sequence ATGAGAGATGATTTGGAGAACAAATTAGGCTTACTGAAATACCGCTTTGATGAAGAAGCTCACATAGTAGTAGACAAGGAGGAGTGTTCATCCTGTGAATCAAAACCCTGTATACCTAGTTGCCCAGCAGGATGTTTCAAGCTGGAAGATGGAGAACTGACTTTCCAGTACGAAGATTGTATCGAGTGCGGAACATGCAAAATCATCTGTCCATATGATGCAGTTGACTGGAGCTATCCCCGTGGTGGATTCGGGGTAGTCTTCAGACATGGCTAA
- a CDS encoding cob(I)yrinic acid a,c-diamide adenosyltransferase produces MSDEPRPGLVQVYTGTGKGKTTAALGAGMRAAGHGLGVMMISFMKAKVAMRGDKVDINYGEFASVQKIPHFAIVPVGRETFVDKENPDPVDIELAQKGLRMAQEAIADHTCDVLILDEINVAVEWDLFSLEDQLELIRTKPDDMELIMTGRYAREEVIEAADLVTEMKEVKHYFEEEGVKARKGFEF; encoded by the coding sequence ATGAGTGATGAACCTCGGCCAGGTCTCGTGCAAGTTTATACTGGAACTGGTAAAGGGAAAACCACAGCTGCTCTTGGTGCTGGTATGCGTGCAGCAGGCCATGGTCTTGGTGTGATGATGATTTCCTTCATGAAGGCAAAGGTCGCCATGCGGGGTGACAAGGTTGATATCAATTATGGAGAGTTTGCTTCGGTTCAGAAAATTCCCCATTTCGCTATCGTCCCGGTTGGCAGAGAAACATTTGTTGACAAAGAGAATCCTGACCCTGTTGATATCGAACTTGCACAGAAAGGGCTACGAATGGCTCAAGAGGCGATTGCTGACCATACCTGTGATGTGTTGATTCTTGATGAGATTAATGTGGCCGTGGAATGGGACTTATTCAGTCTGGAGGATCAGCTGGAACTTATACGCACTAAACCCGATGATATGGAACTGATCATGACGGGAAGGTATGCCCGTGAAGAAGTGATTGAGGCAGCTGATTTAGTTACTGAGATGAAAGAGGTAAAGCATTACTTCGAGGAAGAAGGCGTTAAGGCAAGAAAGGGGTTCGAATTCTAA
- a CDS encoding NAD(P)-binding protein, with translation MPEKVQTIVVGAGPAGSAAAYVLAKTGHEVMLVDRAQKPGEKNVSGCLLNGSVLEKLIPNVWEISPVERHVNKHRVSFLSGDSATTLEYSSGDSFASDNSTYTINRSKFDRWFSQMAENAGALLVEGVLVEGVIEDDQRVIGIRSDGEEVHADVVIAADGVNSMVSTDAGLKGTLEPSEMGLGVKEVYSLPREIIEERFGLEGSQGVAHSFLGCTLGEAGGGFLYTNLNTISLGSVAHLSGFESGRLEAPELVAPLKSHPLVRRMIAGGELIEYSAHLVSESGYSGMPKLYDDGIIVVGDAAGLVLNLGYAFEGMNYAISSGIAAAQAVRNAVSAGDFSKSQLSSYWHHLEKWGIIGNLRRFKHAPDFLSNPRLHTEYAETINAIARNTFKGEGQRKKMLQLATHEMFSRVPLPYIMKDLLEALRAL, from the coding sequence ATGCCAGAGAAAGTACAGACCATTGTTGTCGGTGCTGGTCCTGCAGGAAGTGCAGCTGCCTACGTTCTAGCCAAGACTGGACATGAAGTGATGCTTGTTGACCGAGCACAGAAACCGGGCGAGAAGAATGTATCCGGATGCCTTCTGAATGGCTCTGTTTTGGAGAAACTCATTCCCAATGTTTGGGAAATATCTCCAGTGGAGCGGCATGTGAACAAACACCGGGTGTCCTTTCTATCTGGCGATTCGGCAACGACTTTAGAATACAGCTCAGGAGATAGCTTTGCTTCTGACAACTCAACATATACCATCAACAGGAGCAAATTCGATAGATGGTTTTCTCAGATGGCCGAGAATGCAGGTGCTCTTCTTGTAGAGGGAGTGCTTGTTGAAGGCGTTATCGAAGATGACCAGAGAGTAATCGGAATTCGTTCTGATGGGGAAGAGGTCCACGCTGATGTGGTTATAGCCGCTGATGGTGTAAATTCGATGGTCTCGACCGATGCTGGATTGAAGGGAACCCTAGAACCTTCAGAAATGGGCCTAGGTGTAAAAGAGGTCTATTCTTTACCGCGAGAGATTATTGAAGAACGGTTTGGATTGGAGGGCTCGCAAGGAGTTGCACATTCATTTTTGGGATGCACTCTGGGAGAAGCTGGGGGTGGCTTTCTCTATACGAATCTGAACACGATCTCTCTCGGATCGGTGGCACATTTATCCGGCTTTGAGTCTGGACGATTAGAAGCACCTGAATTGGTAGCCCCTCTGAAATCACACCCTCTTGTCAGAAGGATGATTGCTGGTGGAGAGCTTATCGAGTATTCTGCTCATTTGGTATCTGAATCTGGATACAGTGGTATGCCTAAGCTCTACGATGATGGCATCATTGTTGTCGGTGATGCTGCAGGACTTGTTTTGAATCTAGGATATGCATTCGAAGGTATGAATTATGCAATTTCGTCTGGCATAGCAGCTGCTCAAGCAGTCCGAAATGCGGTCAGCGCTGGAGATTTCTCAAAATCCCAGCTTAGCTCCTATTGGCATCATCTGGAGAAGTGGGGCATCATAGGTAACCTTAGGCGATTCAAGCATGCACCAGACTTCTTGTCAAATCCACGGCTTCATACAGAATACGCTGAGACCATCAACGCTATCGCTCGGAATACCTTCAAGGGAGAAGGACAACGAAAGAAGATGCTGCAGTTGGCAACTCATGAAATGTTTTCTAGAGTTCCTCTGCCTTACATAATGAAAGATTTGCTGGAGGCATTGCGGGCGCTATGA
- a CDS encoding alpha-ketoacid dehydrogenase subunit beta, whose protein sequence is MTYREALREGLREELQRDERVFMMGEDIGKNWGGAFKVTKGFVEEFGEERIRDTPISENTIAGAGVGAAITGMRPVAEIMFGDLITLAMDQICNQAAKMRYMFGGQTSVPLVLRTVFGGGKNIASHHSQSLQAWFMHTPGLKVAVPAFASDVKGLIKTAIRDPDPVMFFEHKLVYDKKEDVPDDEYLIPFGEAKIRRAGEDVTVWATFRMLHQAIEVADELAKEGISVEVIDPRTLVPLDKKTLIDSVVKTGRLVLVTEETKTGATTAEISALVQEEAFDWLDAPIKRVNAPDTPIPFSPTLEDYFIPDKKQISNTIKSIV, encoded by the coding sequence ATGACGTATCGAGAAGCCCTAAGAGAAGGTCTTAGAGAAGAATTACAGCGTGATGAACGCGTTTTCATGATGGGCGAAGATATTGGCAAAAACTGGGGTGGTGCATTCAAAGTAACCAAAGGTTTTGTCGAGGAATTTGGCGAAGAACGTATCAGAGACACACCAATTTCAGAGAACACAATTGCAGGAGCGGGTGTGGGTGCAGCAATAACGGGAATGCGCCCAGTTGCTGAGATAATGTTTGGTGATCTCATTACGCTGGCCATGGATCAAATCTGTAACCAGGCAGCAAAGATGCGATATATGTTCGGCGGACAAACATCTGTACCCCTTGTCTTGCGGACCGTATTTGGAGGGGGCAAAAATATTGCTTCCCACCACTCGCAGAGCCTACAAGCATGGTTCATGCATACACCAGGGCTCAAAGTAGCAGTACCTGCTTTCGCTTCGGATGTCAAAGGATTGATCAAGACAGCCATCCGTGATCCAGATCCAGTTATGTTTTTCGAGCATAAATTGGTCTATGACAAGAAGGAAGATGTACCAGATGACGAATACCTCATCCCCTTTGGGGAAGCGAAAATCCGTCGCGCAGGTGAGGATGTTACTGTCTGGGCCACGTTCAGAATGCTACATCAAGCCATAGAGGTAGCAGATGAGCTCGCCAAGGAAGGAATCAGTGTCGAAGTTATCGATCCAAGAACTCTAGTGCCGCTCGATAAGAAGACCCTCATTGATTCGGTTGTCAAAACGGGGAGGCTTGTTCTTGTTACTGAGGAAACCAAGACAGGAGCGACCACAGCAGAGATATCAGCATTGGTACAAGAGGAAGCTTTTGACTGGTTGGACGCCCCAATCAAACGGGTGAATGCACCCGATACACCAATACCTTTCAGTCCCACTTTAGAGGACTATTTCATACCTGACAAAAAGCAGATTTCCAACACAATCAAGAGTATCGTATAG
- a CDS encoding CPBP family intramembrane metalloprotease: MSTKDEFTLKQIVTFYVVTFVFSWAFWVPQALHDMGLIPSSAFTDYLSTPFNVAAWGPLVGAVLTTLLCEGKDSTMNLLKRGTIWKFDWKLYLVVFLLFPAITILSLTIAVAFAGYDPLLQWIEMPFALLVAFVYILLLGGPLQEEFGWRGYALPRLQSRLDVVSSSLIVGLFWGLWHLPLFFISGQAYYYSQPIWGLMISTILISILFGWVFNNTKGSIFACLIFHTTFNWSHYAFPILESNVGATIFLGLAFILAAAVVIVSVYQQRFGEEN, encoded by the coding sequence ATGTCAACTAAAGATGAATTTACTCTGAAGCAAATTGTCACATTCTATGTTGTAACTTTTGTTTTCTCATGGGCCTTTTGGGTTCCTCAGGCGTTACATGATATGGGATTGATCCCATCTTCAGCGTTCACAGACTATCTATCTACGCCGTTCAATGTTGCTGCATGGGGTCCTCTAGTTGGGGCAGTACTGACTACACTACTTTGCGAGGGCAAGGATAGCACAATGAACCTACTCAAGAGAGGTACAATATGGAAATTCGATTGGAAACTGTATCTTGTTGTTTTTCTTCTCTTTCCAGCGATAACCATTTTATCCCTCACTATAGCGGTAGCCTTTGCGGGCTATGATCCTCTCCTCCAATGGATAGAAATGCCGTTCGCGTTACTAGTAGCTTTTGTCTACATTCTCCTATTAGGTGGCCCGCTTCAAGAAGAATTCGGATGGCGAGGATATGCGTTGCCTAGGTTACAGTCCCGGCTGGATGTTGTCAGCTCTAGTTTGATAGTTGGTCTTTTCTGGGGACTCTGGCACCTGCCATTGTTCTTCATTTCCGGTCAAGCCTACTATTACAGCCAACCGATTTGGGGATTGATGATATCAACTATTCTCATATCGATACTCTTTGGATGGGTGTTCAACAACACAAAAGGCAGCATATTCGCATGTCTCATATTTCACACCACATTCAACTGGTCTCACTATGCGTTCCCCATTCTTGAAAGCAATGTGGGAGCAACGATATTCCTCGGCCTCGCGTTCATATTGGCAGCCGCTGTAGTGATTGTATCCGTTTATCAGCAAAGATTTGGAGAAGAAAATTAG
- the crtI gene encoding phytoene desaturase, whose product MRIGVIGTGIGGLSAAALLGKQGHEVVLIEKTDRPGGRARVWKKDGFVFDMGPSWYLMPEIFDHYFEHFGRKAEDFYDLIRLNPSYRIFFPEREIIDISANLEENMELFDQLEENGAEKLREYLDQAEEKYEYLLDGLMYENLSGILSMLNPKLWRAGWKLSILSNIDGLVSKYFDDERSKKILEYSIVFLGGNPENTPALYSMISHIDFNLGVWYPYGGIGKIVEALVSLCEEYNVEFRYNTEVEHIQVENKKASKLITNKGSIDGDIFVVNADYPHSETDLLEKQYQQYPERYWEGKTIAPSAFVLYLGLDKKIDSLTHHNVILDHDWVAHFNQIFDEPGWPDKPAYYLCCPSRKDDTVAPEGMENIFVTVPISPGLEDTPDHREMYFKKIVSHMEKVIGEPIEDSIVVRRIFTLDDFANEYNAYKGTAVGLTHTFSQSAFFRPRHDSKKVDNLYYTGQYTHPGIGVPMALISSEIVADMITEDYDIA is encoded by the coding sequence TTGAGGATTGGAGTGATTGGAACAGGCATCGGTGGCCTATCTGCAGCAGCTTTGCTAGGCAAGCAAGGCCATGAGGTTGTCCTTATCGAGAAAACCGATAGACCTGGAGGAAGAGCACGTGTTTGGAAGAAAGACGGTTTCGTTTTCGATATGGGGCCGTCTTGGTATCTCATGCCAGAAATTTTTGATCACTACTTCGAGCATTTCGGAAGAAAAGCAGAAGATTTCTACGATCTCATACGACTGAATCCATCGTACCGTATTTTCTTCCCGGAACGCGAAATCATTGACATCTCAGCGAATCTTGAAGAAAACATGGAACTGTTTGATCAACTGGAGGAGAATGGCGCTGAGAAACTTCGGGAATACCTTGACCAAGCTGAAGAAAAATATGAATACCTGCTGGATGGTCTTATGTATGAGAACCTCTCGGGTATTCTATCGATGCTGAATCCAAAGCTGTGGCGGGCAGGTTGGAAACTCAGTATCCTTTCCAACATTGATGGCTTGGTTAGCAAGTACTTCGATGATGAACGAAGCAAGAAAATACTCGAGTATTCCATAGTGTTCCTTGGAGGCAATCCCGAGAACACACCCGCGTTGTACTCGATGATTTCTCACATTGATTTCAATCTAGGCGTTTGGTATCCATATGGCGGAATTGGCAAAATCGTGGAGGCCCTCGTTTCATTGTGTGAGGAATACAACGTTGAATTCAGGTACAATACTGAAGTGGAACATATACAAGTAGAGAACAAGAAAGCAAGCAAGCTGATAACCAACAAAGGTTCTATCGATGGGGATATCTTCGTTGTCAATGCAGATTACCCACATTCCGAAACAGACCTTCTAGAAAAGCAATATCAGCAGTATCCAGAAAGATACTGGGAGGGCAAAACCATTGCTCCGTCAGCATTCGTTCTCTATCTCGGTCTTGACAAGAAAATCGATTCCTTGACTCACCACAATGTTATCCTTGATCACGATTGGGTAGCGCACTTTAACCAAATTTTCGATGAACCGGGATGGCCGGATAAACCCGCATACTATCTTTGCTGCCCTTCGAGGAAGGATGATACGGTTGCACCTGAAGGAATGGAGAACATATTCGTGACCGTGCCGATATCACCAGGGCTGGAAGATACCCCTGATCACCGAGAGATGTATTTCAAAAAGATAGTCTCCCACATGGAGAAAGTGATTGGGGAACCTATTGAAGATTCAATTGTGGTTAGACGTATCTTCACACTGGATGATTTTGCCAATGAGTACAACGCGTACAAAGGAACTGCTGTTGGACTTACTCACACCTTCAGTCAGTCAGCATTCTTTAGACCAAGGCACGACAGCAAGAAAGTGGATAATCTCTATTACACTGGGCAATATACACACCCGGGAATCGGCGTACCAATGGCATTAATCTCTTCAGAGATTGTTGCCGACATGATAACCGAAGATTATGACATTGCATGA
- a CDS encoding methylmalonyl-CoA mutase — protein MGAEKAESRKEYAGSKPESNRIAKAKKTWEKETLEPHLNKYPEIKDEFVTTSSKPVKRLYTPLDTQDLDYLEDLGFPSEYPFTRGVQPTMYRGRLWTMRQFAGMGTAEETNQRFKYLLKHGQTGLSVAFHLPTIYGRDSDHPMSHGEVGKLGVAVDTLKDMEILFDGIPLDEVTTSMTINAPASILLAMYMVVAEKQGVPPDQIGGTIQNDLLKEFQAQRSEIYAPEPSLRIIVDIIEYCTEHIPRWNTVSISGYHIREAGSTAAQELAFTLRNGLEYVDWCVERGLDVDDFAPRLSFFFNAHNDIFEEVAKYRAARRIWAREMKERFGAEKNRSLWMRFHTQTAGCSLTAQQPMVNIVRTAYQALAAVLGGTQSLHTNSMDEALALPSEDAVRVALRTQQVLAHESGAANTIDPLAGSYYIESLTDELEEEAYEYFDKIDAMGGVVPAIKKGFFQKEIAKSSYRYQKEIENNERTIIGVNKFKVEKEPEIPVLKIDPEVEKRQIERLNRVREERDEEAVQEALEGLRKASEGDENVMPWVVKAVRAYASVGEICDVWREVFGEWDSPKIY, from the coding sequence ATGGGTGCCGAAAAAGCAGAATCGAGGAAGGAATATGCAGGCAGCAAACCAGAGTCGAATCGCATAGCCAAGGCAAAAAAGACGTGGGAGAAAGAAACCCTCGAACCACATTTGAATAAGTACCCTGAAATCAAAGACGAGTTCGTAACCACTTCTAGCAAGCCGGTTAAGAGACTCTACACGCCTCTGGATACGCAAGATCTTGACTACCTCGAGGACCTGGGATTTCCAAGCGAGTATCCATTCACACGGGGAGTTCAGCCTACGATGTACCGGGGCAGACTCTGGACTATGCGTCAGTTTGCAGGCATGGGTACTGCTGAAGAAACGAATCAGCGGTTCAAGTATTTGCTCAAGCATGGACAAACCGGTCTGAGTGTTGCTTTCCATTTGCCAACAATCTATGGTCGGGACTCCGACCATCCTATGTCACACGGTGAAGTTGGCAAACTCGGTGTAGCAGTTGACACATTGAAGGACATGGAAATATTATTCGACGGAATTCCTCTTGATGAGGTCACCACAAGCATGACCATCAATGCGCCCGCCTCCATTTTACTTGCGATGTATATGGTCGTCGCTGAGAAGCAAGGGGTCCCTCCTGACCAAATCGGTGGAACTATTCAGAATGACCTGCTTAAGGAATTTCAAGCTCAGCGTTCAGAGATTTATGCACCTGAGCCATCATTACGAATTATCGTCGATATCATTGAGTACTGCACCGAACACATTCCACGATGGAACACGGTCTCAATCAGTGGGTATCACATTCGCGAAGCAGGGTCAACGGCAGCACAGGAACTTGCATTCACGCTCAGAAATGGATTGGAGTACGTGGATTGGTGTGTCGAGAGAGGGCTGGACGTTGATGATTTTGCACCGCGCTTGTCATTCTTCTTCAATGCTCACAATGATATATTCGAGGAGGTTGCCAAGTACCGTGCTGCAAGGAGGATTTGGGCACGCGAGATGAAAGAGCGTTTTGGTGCGGAGAAGAATCGTTCTCTTTGGATGCGGTTCCATACTCAGACAGCTGGCTGTTCGCTCACAGCACAACAACCGATGGTCAACATCGTTAGAACTGCATATCAGGCACTTGCTGCAGTTCTTGGTGGCACTCAGTCGCTGCACACCAATAGCATGGATGAAGCTTTGGCGCTTCCTTCAGAAGACGCTGTTCGTGTTGCTCTGCGTACCCAACAGGTACTAGCACACGAGAGTGGCGCTGCAAACACCATTGATCCTCTTGCTGGTTCGTACTACATTGAATCACTAACGGATGAGTTGGAAGAGGAGGCCTATGAGTACTTCGATAAGATAGATGCTATGGGGGGTGTAGTTCCCGCTATAAAGAAGGGTTTCTTCCAGAAAGAAATCGCCAAATCCTCATATCGATATCAGAAGGAAATCGAAAACAACGAGCGAACCATTATTGGCGTCAACAAATTCAAGGTTGAGAAAGAACCCGAGATTCCTGTGCTGAAGATTGATCCTGAAGTTGAAAAACGGCAGATTGAACGACTGAATCGAGTCCGGGAAGAGCGAGACGAAGAGGCGGTTCAGGAGGCTTTGGAAGGGCTGAGGAAAGCATCCGAAGGTGATGAAAATGTCATGCCTTGGGTTGTCAAGGCTGTCCGTGCATACGCATCAGTAGGCGAAATCTGCGATGTATGGAGAGAGGTATTTGGGGAATGGGACTCGCCTAAGATATACTGA